TGCCCATTTATTACTACATGAAACGCCAATACAGGAGGAACTGGAGGAGGTGTACCTTGTTGAGGCTGTTGAGGTTGCTGTGCTTGTTGTTGTGCTTGTCCCATAGCTCCCATCATTTGGTTTGCCATTCCAAAGCCCATACCCATACCCATTCCAGAAGCTGCTGCTCCGCCTGAAGGATTGTTTGCTGCCGCTGTCATTGCCTCACCTGTTTGATATTGGATAAATTTATTCATATCACCAATAATACCCATACTTGAACGCTTGTCTAGAGCCTCCTCAACCGCTGGTGGCAGAGTAATACTACTAATCAAAAATTTTGTAAGGTTAATGCCGTACTCTTCAAAATCGGGTCGGATTTGCCCCTCGCAATAAGATGACACCTCGTTATAATTGGCAGCCATATCTAATACAGGTATTTTGCTTTCGCCAATAGCGTCTGTAAAACGAGTGATTGCAATATGTTTCAGTTGTTCGGAAATCTTTTCAGAAGTAAAGTTTCCATCGGTGCCGACTATACCTTTAATAAACTTGACTGCATCGGTAACCTGCATTGAGTAATTACCAAAAGCACGTATTCTGATTGGTCCAAATTCGGCATCGCGCAACATAACCGGATTGGGTGTACCCCATTTCAAATCGACAAACTGTTTGGTATTAATAAAATAGACTTCTGCCTTGAACGGACTATTAAATCCATGTTTCCAACCCTTTAAAGTTGATAAAATGGGCAAGTTTTGTGTTTCTAAAGTGTACATGCCGGGTTGAAAAACATCGGCAATTTCACCTTCGTTAATAAATACCGCAACCTGCGATTCACGAACAGTTAGTTTTGCGCCATGTTTAATTTCATTGTTGTATCGCTCAAAACGATAAGCCATTGTGTTTTGTGTAGGGTCGAGCCATTCAATAATATCAATAAATTCGCCCTTAATTTTTGACCATAATCCCATAGTGATTTTGTTTAGTTAGTTAATTATTTTTGTATTTATTAGTTCACCAAAATATTACTTGATACAGTAGCCTTAAGATTTTAATTCTTTTTACTAGAAAAAGTCAAAAATAAGAATTTATTACTTCTTTTTGCACGTTAATTTGTTTTTTATACAATTAATTCAATTAAATGATAATTACAATATAAAGGGTCAAAGTACTTTTGATTTATTACTCAGATCTTTAACAAATCATTAACATTTTTTACATTCCGATATATATCAAAACACACCCCCTTATTTTCAATATATTATAAAAATTTGCGGGAAATACCTACGCCCACTCCGTAAAATTACCTATTGCATCATTAAGTTATTTTGTTTTAATTTACATTATCAAAAAATGACAATATATAATTAACTAAATATCAAATAATATGAAGAAAATTTTACTATCAACTTTATTGTGTATAGCACTATTTTTAACGGCTACAGCACAACAACAAGGT
This genomic stretch from Bacteroidales bacterium harbors:
- a CDS encoding SPFH domain-containing protein, with translation MGLWSKIKGEFIDIIEWLDPTQNTMAYRFERYNNEIKHGAKLTVRESQVAVFINEGEIADVFQPGMYTLETQNLPILSTLKGWKHGFNSPFKAEVYFINTKQFVDLKWGTPNPVMLRDAEFGPIRIRAFGNYSMQVTDAVKFIKGIVGTDGNFTSEKISEQLKHIAITRFTDAIGESKIPVLDMAANYNEVSSYCEGQIRPDFEEYGINLTKFLISSITLPPAVEEALDKRSSMGIIGDMNKFIQYQTGEAMTAAANNPSGGAAASGMGMGMGFGMANQMMGAMGQAQQQAQQPQQPQQGTPPPVPPVLAFHVVINGQQAGPYDINTLTSMVASNQLTPETLVWRQGMASWIAAGQVPELASIFGATPPPVPPAPPVG